Proteins encoded by one window of Tubulanus polymorphus chromosome 7, tnTubPoly1.2, whole genome shotgun sequence:
- the LOC141909141 gene encoding NF-kappa-B-repressing factor-like: MERLRGSHESDREWRLREAFLNAHQDRFSKDRLICLSHCFINVEMYGTSYPPGVMRILSELSADVSDDVDELRRQKKQRAEVKFVKASDTGNKSNVLLTKCKSEPTKKPMVGFVKASSEQCSSAGSDALSSGRSGADYWVKNDSVESVVSLHDENDKSPVSAEKSSEPEIRTGNSRRGLGATLRSTKSKEKKSSVVNKVQLDERFTQAKLNIKSEEDRKFYLLAEAIAEIETEGINCISLMHESCAKTKMSASIDFSMNSHQYICHLHIDSVAVAHGMGNNKRTAKYEAYSNAIQSLKKPHLHVDRVNPEKTELKATDEPGENDSTDGGMMKLGQQQVAARGMKRLHPDSQRKQKHIGHSKPGGSLADFIILEHGYVTEPNPISIMHSSSTFNKTKMEFDFSDGRSRLSLNGDLIAEVTPTQEMTPGVKKTKLCEIALGKLRKMCWTIEVKKAHTSETGVSRDEILGEINKQSETLNDSNIGSKMLKKMGWSGGGIGKDGNGISEPIKADLTVIKRQGFGLQKEQGISKDFVENIRITLRNYMRSRDETDLSFTSEFSKEERALIHQEGSKLGLKTQSRGTADERYLIVSRKRDLSQLISHIQRSGGSTSKYELLPPLW; this comes from the coding sequence ATGGAACGATTGCGTGGCTCTCATGAAAGTGACAGAGAGTGGAGGTTACGCGAAGCATTTCTCAATGCTCACCAGGACAGATTTAGCAAGGATCGCTTGATCTGTTTATCTCATTGTTTCATTAATGTGGAAATGTATGGCACATCGTACCCCCCGGGAGTGATGCGTATTCTGAGCGAACTTTCCGCTGATGTCAGTGATGATGTGGATGAACTTCGTCGACAGAAAAAGCAACGTGCAGAGGTTAAATTCGTAAAGGCATCGGATACAGGTAATAAATCAAACGTACTATTGACCAAGTGTAAATCTGAACCGACTAAAAAACCTATGGTTGGTTTTGTAAAAGCATCCAGCGAGCAGTGCTCAAGTGCGGGTAGTGATGCTCTATCAAGTGGCCGGTCTGGTGCCGATTATTGGGTAAAAAATGATTCTGTGGAAAGCGTTGTTAGCCTCCACGATGAAAATGACAAATCACCTGTATCCGCTGAAAAATCATCTGAACCAGAAATAAGAACTGGTAATAGCCGTCGAGGTTTGGGAGCAACTCTCAGGTCGACCAAATCTAAGGAAAAGAAGTCTTCAGTTGTAAACAAGGTCCAATTAGATGAAAGATTTACGCAAgctaaattaaatataaaatctgaagaggACAGAAAATTTTATTTGCTTGCAGAAGCAATTGCTGAGATAGAAACTGAAGGCATTAATTGCATATCTCTCATGCATGAATCTTGTGCGAAAACCAAAATGTCTGCCAGTATTGACTTTTCAATGAACAGTCATCAGTACATTTGTCACTTACATATAGATAGTGTAGCTGTAGCACATGGAATGGGTAACAATAAAAGAACTGCGAAATACGAAGCATATTCTAATGCTATTCAGTCTCTAAAAAAGCCACACTTACATGTCGATCGTGTCAACCCTGaaaaaactgaattgaaaGCCACTGACGAACCTGGAGAAAATGATAGTACTGATGGTGGTATGATGAAGCTTGGTCAACAACAAGTGGCAGCACGCGGTATGAAACGTTTACATCCAGATTCTCAAAGGAAGCAAAAACATATCGGTCACAGTAAACCTGGTGGATCACTGGCtgatttcatcattttagAACACGGTTATGTGACCGAACCTAATCCTATCAGTATCATGCATAGCAGTTCCACATTCAATAAGACTAAAATGGAATTTGACTTTAGTGATGGGCGTAGTCGATTATCGTTGAATGGAGATCTCATTGCTGAAGTGACTCCTACTCAAGAAATGACACCGGGCGTGAAAAAAACCAAGTTATGCGAAATAGCACTTGGAAAGCTTCGAAAAATGTGTTGGACTATCGAAGTGAAAAAAGCTCACACGAGTGAAACGGGTGTGTCTCGCGATGAAATTCTTGGTGAAATCAACAAACAATCAGAAACCCTCAACGATTCAAATATCGGCAGTAAGATGTTGAAAAAGATGGGCTGGTCCGGTGGAGGCATTGGAAAAGATGGAAATGGCATTAGTGAGCCGATAAAAGCTGACCTAACCGTCATTAAGAGACAAGGCTTTGGTCTGCAAAAAGAGCAAGGCATTAGCAAAGACTttgttgaaaatatccgaATAACGTTGCGGAACTATATGCGATCTCGCGATGAAACTGACCTTTCATTTACATCCGAATTTAGTAAAGAAGAACGTGCGCTCATACATCAAGAGGGCTCAAAATTGGGACTTAAAACCCAAAGCAGAGGCACTGCAGATGAACGATATCTGATTGTTAGTCGGAAACGTGATCTATCTCAGTTAATTTCACATATTCAGAGAAGTGGTGGATCTACTAGTAAATATGAACTTTTGCCTCCGTTATGGTGA